One window of the Microplitis demolitor isolate Queensland-Clemson2020A chromosome 10, iyMicDemo2.1a, whole genome shotgun sequence genome contains the following:
- the LOC103570667 gene encoding transmembrane 7 superfamily member 3, giving the protein MKIYLNIGFCFYLFGIVCTKDFQPDSVIISLDTVNSLHHNGQAFYNKTILSALKKTSVLISNIPPELSFIIIQVHAQETNLTLDIQNAQNKITQINGSNIGLQLDSKAISFTQINVINNNNKTVPALIAITAYTLQAPVPGGCNMEFDIEVSPYQKLLLTNSTVIIDSQPASVSLINGLKLPCEKNLITYEAYRLYTDESDFSNETYFSTIIKMLTVDNIVKNGDKVPTLFYTSPMRRIYSLYPGVGSAYVMIATFKNHSSAYVPIFSYSCTPFSDDKSCYYLNTTISKVLCASVLFFGIFLTFITRRRYEVELFLLGCLAGGIVGYTIFQDNELDSKLTINLSIIIGIIMGLLLVILWCIKGMPCIGILQASLFLGALVASTAYLGMPDGQLPLVNDTIFWIIYVTIIIIVLLLLCIFSPNSNIICCAFIGAFAIILPIDYWIGSSLKYIIINTVRRITIHGFNVAIIHPPFQSKDIWLSIFWVLLALQSIHLQRKRLNGTPIFPRRVDYNSIDSESSYPIITEEPHHQRTFLIGRNINSARNYTTFLK; this is encoded by the exons atgaaaatttatttaaatattgggttttgtttttatttatttggaatTGTTTGTACTAAAGATTTTCAACCGG actcAGTAATAATTTCACTAGATACTGTTAATAGTTTGCATCACAATGGCCAAGCgttttacaataaaacaattttatcagctttaaaaaaaacttcagtACTAATCAGTAACATTCCACCTGAGTTATCATTTATCATAATTCAAGTACATGCTCAAGAAACAAATCTTACACTTGATATACAAAAtgctcaaaataaaataacgcaGATAAATGGCTCGAATATCGGGCTGCAGTTAGACTCGAAAGCTATATCATTCACTCAAATAaatgtgataaataataataataagactGTACCAGCCTTGATAGCTATCACTGCTTATACTTTACAAG ctccAGTTCCGGGAGGGTGTAACATGGAATTTGATATCGAAGTATCGccttatcaaaaattattattgacaaattCCACAGTAATTATTGATTCGCAGCCAGCATCTGTTTCTCTTATCAATGGATTAAAGTTACcatgcgaaaaaaatttaataacttatgaAGCTTATCGTCTGTATACTGACGAAAGTGATTTTAGTAATGAGACATATTTTTCTACTATCATTAAAATGCTTACTGTTGATAATATAGTCAAAAATGGTGACAAg gTACCAACATTATTTTACACGTCACCAATGCGAAGAATTTACAGCTTATACCCAGGAGTAGGATCTGCTTACGTAATGATCGCAACATTTAAAAACCATTCATCAGCATACGTACCAATATTTTCTTACTCCTGTACTCCATTTTCTGATGACAAgtcttgttattatttaa ACACAACAATATCAAAAGTACTTTGTGCCTCGGTACTATTTTTCGGAATATTTCTAACATTCATAACCCGTCGTCGTTATGAAgtggaattatttttactcggaTGTTTAGCCGGTGGTATTGTCGGCTATACAATATTTCAAGACAATGAATTGGACAGCAAAT taacaataaatttatcaataataattggaATAATAATGGGTTTATTACTGGTAATACTCTGGTGTATTAAAGGAATGCCATGTATTGGAATTCTTCAAGCGTCATTGTTCCTCGGTGCTTTGGTGGCCAGTACAGCGTACTTAGGAATGCCAG atggCCAACTACCATTAGTCAATGACACAATATTTTGGATAATTTacgtaacaataataataattgtactATTATTACTTTGTATATTTTCCCCGAATTCGAATATTATTTGTTGCGCTTTTATTGGCGCGTTCGCAATTATTTTGCCGATTGACTACTGGATTGGCTCGAGTCTCAAAtacattattatcaatacTGTACGGAGGATTACAATCCATGGATTTAACGTCGCTATTATTCATCCACCCTTCCAATCCAAag ACATATGGCTATCAATCTTCTGGGTACTGTTGGCTCTACAAAGTATTCATTTGCaaagaaaaagattaaatGGCACTCCAATATTTCCACGTCGTGTCgattataattcaattgattCTGAGAGTTCTTATCCAATTATTACCGAGGAACCTCATCATCAACGCACATTTTTAATTGGAAGGAATATTAATAGTGCTAGAAATTACACCACATTTTTgaagtaa